From the Elusimicrobiota bacterium genome, the window GATAATGTATGCATAGATTGAATATAAAAAATAGTTTTTTAGTTTTAACATTTATTGGTTTAGGTTTAATAAATTTCAGCAGTGTTATTTATGCAGGAGAAGATGTCAGTATGTTTGATAAAATGATTAGCATTACATTCAAATCACTCGCAAAATCATATATAGCTACCTCAGATATTGATAATTTGAAGAAAAAAAATATTGACAAATTGATTAAAATGGATGAGAAAAAATTCCGGAAACAATATTTAAAAACATACCCGGACTTGCAGAAATTACCCCAGCCGATAAGAACAAAATATGGTATTACAGAAAAACTTACAAAGAAACAGGCAATTAAAATTTTCGCAAAGTTTGATAAAAAAGCTTTGTATGAAATAATTGATTCAGTGCCGCATTATCTTATAGCAGAAAAGTTTAAAGAATCAATCGGGATGCAGCAAAAAGGCGATAAGAAAACAAATATAATGGAGAGTATTAAGAGTAAATGGGACCAGATAATAGCAAAAATCAAATAAATCGGAGAAGATTATAGAACATCTTGCAATAAGTAGTCAAAAGAAACGGAAAGGGGAGGAATAAAATGCCTTATGTGAAAATTGATTTGTGGAAAGGCAGAGATACCGGAACGAAGAAAAAACTGATTAAGAATATGACATCTGCCGTGATGGATTCTATCGGATGTCCGGCTGATGCTGTGCAAGTAGTAATAAACGAGGTTGAAAAAGAGAACTGGGGTCTGGGTGGTGTGCCGGCAGCTGAGAAATTTCCTGATAAATAGTTCAAAACATAGTCAAAATACTTAACGTTACCTCTGAAGTTTTTTACTTGACAAAATTCAAAAAATTAATATAATCACATCTGGCATATTATGTCAGTTTTTTTAGTTTAGGAGGGTTTGTTTTATGGTAAAAGTAGGTTGGAAATCAGCTTTATTGCTAATTACTTGTTGTTTATTTTTTTCTGTTTTTAGCGGGTGTGCAAAAAAGGTGGTTGTTAAGCCTCAGCCGGTAGAGCCGGTTGTTGAGATACCTCAACCGACAGAAGAGCCGTCCTTAAGAGGAAAAGCATATATAAAAGTTGCAGATCTTGAAACAGTACATTTTGATTATGATGATGCTTCGTTATCGGCTACAGCAAGAGATATTTTAGCAAAAAATGCTAAATGGCTTAAAGAAAACCTGGATGTTGAAATTATTGTTGAAGGGCATTGTGATGAAAGAGGAACAACCGATTATAATATAGCATTAGGTGATCGTCGTGCAAAATCAGTTAGAAGTTATCTTATGAAATTAGGTATAAAAGGGAACCGTATTGCAACAATTTCATATGGTGAAGAAAAACCGGTTGATTTTGGTCACGATGAAAATGCATGGGCGAAGAATCGTCGTGCAGAATCGCTTGGAAGAATCCCGCCTAAATAAAAATAAGAGAATTTAGGTAATTAAGTGAAAAATAACTTAAAATTATATATTATTTTCTATGTCCTGCCTTTTGTTTTATGTCTTTTTTTATCCGGTTGTGTAGCTACACAAAAGGATATGGTTGGGCTTCAATCAGATATTGTTACCCTCCAAAACCAACTTTCCGATATGCAGAAAAACCAGGCAGATTTGTCCGTTCAGATTGATGAACTTAATTCAAATATCAAAATGCTGGATGGGAAAATTGACGAAACAAACGAGAAGTTTTTAATTTTTGGTCAGAAATTAGACGATACTAACGTCGATTTTACTAATAAACTGTCGTTATTGTCAGACAAGGTTACCAAAAAAATAGAAGACTCAAAACCGACTCCGACCCAGATTTACGGTGCAGCTTATACTGATTATACAATGAAAAATTATGATCTTGCTGTTAGCGGTTTTCAGGAATATATTCAGCAGTATCCAAATGGGACATTGACCGCAAATGCCTATTTTTGGATAGGTGTGTGTTTTTATGATAAAGAAGATTATGATAAAGCAATAGAAAATTTCGATAAAATAATAACAGATTACCCTAGCTTTGAAAAAGTTCCTACCAGTAAGTTAAAGAAAGCAAATGCGCTTTTAAAACTTAAAAAAGAACCGCAAGCAATTCAGATTTTTGAGGATATAGTTAAAAATAATCCAAAAACACCAGAAGCCAGACAATCCTCAAATTATCTTTCCGGTCTGAAAAATCCCAAATGACAGACATTAAACTTAGTTTTATTGTTTCCATATCGCTGCATTTTTTATTTTTTTTATCTTTATCTATTGTTTCCAAGTCGTCGGCAAAGGTTTATTACATCCCCATACAGGTAATAGGTTCTGTTGGAATAGGAGGGGGTAGTGCCGGGGCTAATAGCAATGTTAATAACGGTAACTTGGGTGTAAAACCTTCAGAAAGTGTTTCAAAGCAGGTTACAAAAGAGGAAGTACTAAAGCCGGGTGACATTGCTGTCGGAAAACCGCGTATAACTAAAAAGAAAATTACCGGAAAAGAAGGGAAGGACGGGAAAGATATATCAAAAACTGCTGAAAGTGCACCTGGGACAGCCGGTTCTTCAGGAACAGGCGAAGGGACCGGTGCCGGTTCAGGAAATGGTGTTGAAGTTAATGCCGGAAATTTTCCATACATGGGATACGTGAATGTTTTGAGAAATAAAGTTGCAGAGAAATGGAATCCCACACCATCTACTTCCAGTGGTTCCAAAAAAATTCTGGTATATTTTAAGATTTTAAGAAGTGGTAAAGTTGAGAATTTAGTAGTGAAGGAATCAGCCGGCGTATCATATATTGACAGGTCTGCTATAAGAGCGATTATGAATTCTTCGCCATTTCCGCCGCTACCAGCTGGTTTCCCTGATGATTCGCTTGGTGTATATTTTATGTTTGAACTTTCAGGTACATAATGAAAATGAAAAAATATCAAATTAAATGGTTACTTCAGTTTTGTATGGGAATGGTACTTCTGTCGTCATTTTCTGCCCGGCTTTACAGTGTTGATATTTATCTTGAACTTAAATCCAGCGGGCGACGGGTAAATATATCTGTTTTCCCGGTAAATGATTCTAAGGTAGCGACAGAGATTTTGCAGATAGTATCAAATGATCTTTCATATTCCGAAATATTCAATGTGATTACTTTACAGCAAAGTCAGGCATTAAATAAAAACCTTGAATTTCCAAAAGCTGATCGTGACATAGCTGTTATAAACGGTATAGATACTATTGTAAAATTTACTGCTAATGTAAAAACTAATAAAATTTTAGTGACTTCCAATTGCTGGGATGTTGCTTCTGTAAAGAAGATATTTAATAAAGAATATAAATATTCAGCGGATGAAATCAGGAAACTGTCTCATAATTTTGCCGAGGATATAATAAATTATCTTACCGGTCAACAGGTAAAATTATCATCCAAGATTGCATTTTCAAATACGCTTTCAGGAAGTAAAGAGATTTGGTGTGTTGACTACGACGGCAAAAATCTAAACAGGCTTACCTATCATAATTCAATTTCTGTTTTACCGAAATATTCCAGTGACGGAAAATATCTTTATTATACAACGTACAAAGATGGTAACCCGGATGTTTTTAGGTACGATTTTGATAAAGCAAAATCAATCCAATTTTTGGCTTATCAAGGAATAAATATGGTAGGTTCTTGCTCTCCGGACGGGAAATATATTATTGTAACACTTTCAAAAAGCGGTGATCCGGAACTGTATCTTTTTACAACCGGAGGAAAAATAGTAAGGCAGCTGACATATTCAAAAGGTGTGGATACCTCCGCATCATTTTCACCCAATTCACAGGATTTTGTTTTTGTTTCTGATAGAGGCGGTAATCCGCAGTTATTTATTATGGATATTGACGGGTCAAACTTGAGAAAAATAACTAATAGTGCTTATAATGATTCACCGGTATGGTCTCCAATAGGCGACATAATTATTTTTACTAAAAGAATCGGTTCGAATTTCGATATTTATTTATATGATGTAGCAACAAAAAAAGAATATCAACTTACCCAAAATGCCGGTTCTAATGAAAGCCCGTCATTTTCACCTGATGGAAGACATGTAGTTTTTTCATCTAACCGTAACGGGCGATATGAGTTATTTACAATGACAGCAAATGGCAGCAATCAAAAACCGCTTGGTGGAATTAGCAAAGAATCCACAAACCCGACATGGTCGCCTTAAAATTAGATAAAATACTTCTCCGTTCATATGTAAATTGCATAAAGAAACAATTTTTATTAAGTTAAAAAAGTGCTTGACTAATTTCTTTTTTTTTCTATAATAATAGTCGCCATGGTGGTTGAACAGAGAAAATATCCCAGAGTGGGTTATGTAGCCAGTGTTGATATTCTACCGACATCAGACCGGAAGGTTTTATATAAAGGTCTTATAAAGAATATAAGTTTAGGCGGGATTGCTGTAGAAACTGAAAGAGATCTATTGATGGGTGGTGAGTTTAAATTCTATTTTTTACTTCCAAGTAAGATAAGTATAAAAGTGGTTGGCAATGTTGTGTGGGAATATAAAGATAAAAGTTCAAATTTTTACGGTGTTCAGTTCAGGACTGTTGGACTAATAAGTAAATTTAAGTTAAAGCGATTCATAGATAACAAATTAAAAAGCGTCCATGTATAAAAGCAAAAACGTCCATATGTTGTTGTGTTGACATGTGAACAAATGAACAATTGAACACGTGAACGCCTTTACGGTTTTAAGGGGGGGTACTATGGCAGACTATAAAAGGAAAATAGTTCTTATTGATAGGAAAATGCAATTCAAGTATGCATTTATGATTGGTGGTGCATTAATATTTATGCTTCTTGTGGTTGAGTATCATACATTTTTAACGATAAAGTTGGCTTTGCCGAATATATTATCAACAAGCGTTGGAGCACAAATAAAAGAGATTCATTTGTGGTTGATTATAAATGGGTTAGTTTACGCCTTATTTATCGGGGTAATCTCTATTTACATGTCGCATAAAATAGCCGGTCCGATTTTTAAGATAAAAAAAGATTTAAGGGAAATTATTGATACAGGAAATACTAATAAACAAATTTTCATAAGAAAAGGCGATGAGCTAAACGACCTTGTTGCCTTAATTAACGAACTACTCCAAAAAGTAGAGATAAAAAAATAGTTTTTGTTCCAATTATATCACTACAAAAACTATCCCGATGTAATGTCTGGGTCTATTATATCTTGAAACAGATATGGTTTTGGAATGTAGGCAAAGCAAGAAGCTCTGCCGCTACAGTGTTAATTTAGATGCCCCGGTTTCATCGGGGCATAATTTGTGGTAAAAATATGAAGGCGCTTGTTACAGGGGGTAGCGGTTTTTTAGGAAGTCACATTGTTGAAGCACTTCTCAAAAATAAATATTCCGTAAAATGCCTTGTTAGAAATCCAAAAAAGATAAGATGGCTTCATAAAGTGCCCGTTGAAACTATTTGCGGTGACTGTAGTGATAAAGACTGTCTCGCAGCTATAGTTTCAGATGTCGATTATATTTTTCACTCTGCTGCGCTTGTCAGAGCAATTAAAGACGATGAACTTTACTCAACAAACGTTGCAGGTACAAGGAATCTCATAGAAGCTGTTTCGAAAAACAACCCAAAAATAAAAAGGTTTGTTTATATTTCCTCACAAGCAGCTGTTGGTCCTTCTAAAAATGAAGATGTGAAAACAGAGGAAGCAAATGCCGATCCGGTTTCACATTACGGGTTCTCTAAGCTTTTAGGTGAGTCAGAGGTTTTAAAATTTAAAGATAAACTTCCGGTAACGATTTTAAGGCCGCCGTCTATATACGGTCCCCGTGATAAAGATGTTTTTGCTTTTTTCAAGTATACAAAAAATGGTATTTTACCGGTTCCAAAAGAAGAAAAGTTTATAAACATAAGTTTTGTGTCAGATGTCGTTGACGGGATACTTTTGGCGGCTGGTTCGGACAAGGCGATAGGTCAAACATATTTTATAGGTGATGACAAGATTTTTTCGTGGCGGTTATTGTGCGATGAGTTGATAAAAGCAGTAAACCCAAACGCTAAAATCATAGAAACACCGGATTTTATTTTTTATTTATCGGCATTATTCGGTGATATTTTTTCGAGGTTAAATAAAGAGCCTGCCTTAATTTCTCTTGATAAATTGAAAGAGATGAAGCAGAAAAGTTGGCTTTTGTCAGTTGAAAAAGCAAAGAAAGATTTTGGTTATTCGCCAAAAGTTTCGCTTGAAGAAGGAATAAAAATTACATACAATTGGTATTTAGAAAAAGGATGGTTATGAAAAAATACAATGTAGCTGTTGTCGGCGCGACAGGGGCAGTCGGACTTGAAATGATAAAGATGCTTGAGCGGAGAGAATTTCCGGTTGAAAATCTTTATCTTTTTGCGTCTTCAAGAACAGCGGGACAGAAATTGAAGTTTAAGGGTAAGGAAATTGTTGTTGAAGATATTAATACGATTAAGAATTATGATTTATTGAAAAATAACTATCATTTGGATTTTGCGCTTTTTTCTGCCGGTGCATCCGTATCAAAAGACTGGGCACCAAGATTTGCCCAACAGAATATTTTTGTTATAGACAATTCTTCAGCTTTTAGGATGGATGAAGGCGTACCTCTCGTTGTCCCTGAGGTTAATCCTGACGCACTTTCAGGAAGTAAAAAAATTATTGCCAACCCGAATTGTTCAACAATTCAGATGGTTGTGGCGTTGAAGCCTATTCATGATGTATCTAAAATAAAAAGGATAATTGTTTCAACTTACCAGGCAGTTTCAGGAGCAGGCGGAAAAGCGGTTGAAGAGTTTCAAAATCAAATAATGGCGTGGTCAAAAGGCGAAAAAATTCCACCGGCAGTAAAGTTGCCGCAGCAGATTGCATTCAATGTAATTCCACAGATTGATGTTTTTTTAGAGAATGCTTATACAAAAGAAGAAATGAAGATGGTTAACGAGACCAGGAAGATACTTGGTGATGATTCAATAAAAATATCTTCAACTTGTGTGAGGGTGCCGGTTTTCAGAGGACATTCTGAATCCGTATGGATTGAGACTGAAGAGAAACTAAACGGTGAAGAAGCAAGAGATATTTTACAAAATGCTGAAGGTATTATTGTGATAGATGACCCGTCCCAGAAAAAATATCCTATACCGATAGAATCTGCTGATAAACAGGTGACATATGTTGGGCGTATCCGTGAAGATTTATCATCAGAGAATGGTTTGGTTTTGTGGATTGTATCTGATAATTTGTTAAAAGGCGCAGCATTAAATGCGGTCCAAATCGCAGAAGTTTTAATGGCTAAAAAGTTTTTGTAATTATTTTATGAAAAATATAAAGATATTTGGAATTATAATATTAACTGAGTTTTTCTCGCTTAATAGTATCTACTCGATAACAGTAAATAAAGTTGAAGTTATTAAACGGTTAAGGCCATCAGTAGTAACAATAAAATTAGAAGCAGAAAAAATAGGTGTAAAAGATTGGGAACAAAAAATTGAAGCAAAAAGTGGTACAGGAACAATTATAAAACCAAATGGTTATATTGTAACTAACTATCATGTTGTAGATTTAAGTGAATGGGAATGCGATAATGGCGTAAAAATGAAATTGAATAAAATAAAAGTTATTTTAAATGATAATAGAGAATTTAATGCTCAAATAATTGGAATGGATAAGGCTACTGACTTGGCTTTAATAAAAATAGATGCCGATAATCTTAAACCGGTAACTTTTATACAAAATTCTGATACTGTAGAAGTTGGACAAGAAGCCATTGCTATAGGGAATCCGTTTGAGTTAGCGGGAACTGTTACTTCCGGTATGGTTAGTGCGGTTCATAGACAACTACCGTCTGGTGGTTATTGTCAATTTGAAGATTTTATTCAAATAGATACACCTGTAAATCCTGGCAACAGTGGTGGTCCAGCGATAGATACTGATGGAAATTTAATAGGTATAGTTACTGCTAAGATACCAAGTTATTTTTCAGAAGGAATATCTTTTGTTATTCCTTCAAATATTGTAAAACAAAGAATAGAGTTATTATTTACTAAAAAAGAAATAGAAGATGTTTGGTTAGGAATATGGATTGAAAATGAAATGAGTAGTTTGGTTGTTAAATATTTTGTTGATGAAAATCTATCTAAAACAAGTGGATTAAAATCAGGAGATGTAATTTTAAAAATTAACGATGAAGAAATTAATGGAATTTACAATATTCAACAAAAGTTATGGAAAATCGGCTTAAATGTTCCTGTGAAATTAACAATATTACGCGATGGTGTTAAATATACTTTTTCAGTGAATACTACAAAAAGACCAAAAGTTCCGACTTTAAAAGCAGAGCAAGTTTTTAAAGTATGGGGAGCTGGTTTCGATACGTCTAATAAAGTAAAACTCGTTATAAAAGATATTGATAGATATAATTATGTCCAGAATAGTATAACTTTTTATAGCATCAAAGTTGGTTCATATTTAGAAGGGAAAATGGGTTTTGAATTAAATGATGAAATCGATGGAATTACTAAACTCACAAATAGAAAGGATATTAATGAAAGATACAAGACAGCTATATTAGGTACAAGTGACGATATAATTACTGATGTTTCTTCTTTTCGCAATTCATTTCAAGGAGCAGTTAGGGAAAATTATCTTTGTTGCATAATGAAGATTACAAATCATAAATTAGATTCTTCTCATATTTGTTTAATATGGCAAAAGTTACCAGGTAACAGTTTTATTTAGTTGAAAAAAGAGAACCTGAGTTGACAAAAGTTGTCGTTTTGATATAATTAAAGGAAATTCTTAAAAAAAGGAAGGTAAATTTATGAATGTAAGGAGCTGGTTTTTAATTGATGCATCGGATGTTGTTCTTGGACGTTTATCAACAGTTGCAGTGAAGATTTTGCAAGGTAAGGGGAAAGTGGAATATGCTCCAAACAAGGATATCGGGGATTTTTTGGTTGTTACTAATGCAGCAAAGGTTAAGATGACCGGTAATAAGCTTGAGCAGAAACTGGATTATCGGCATTCCGGTTATCCGGGCGGCGATAAATATATCCTTTACAAGGACTTAATTTTGTCTAATCCTGAAAAAATTATAAGGCTTTCTATCAGCGGTATGTTGCCGAAAAACCGTCTTAGAAAAGTAATGTTGCGGCGTCTCAAAGTTTATAAAAAAGAGATAAAACAATTGGAGGGAAAATGCCAGAAAATATCAGTGTAGGTAATAGCAAAACGATTATAGCAATAGGCAGGCGAAAGACAGCAGTTGCAAGAGTAAAACTTTCTGCCGGTTCCGGGAAGTTAGTTGTTAATAAAAAACCGGTTGATAAATATTTTGCAGGTTTACCGAGATTTCAAATGACCGTGATTGAACCGCTAAAGATAACGAATTTACTATCACAATATGATGTCAGTGCAGTTGTAGGTGGCGGTGGGGTGATGGCACAGTCGGAAGCGATTCGCCATGGAATAGCCCGTGCAATTGCGTCTATTGACGCAGGTTTTAAAGCGACTATGAAAAAAGAGGGTTTTTTGACTCGTGATGACAGGATGGTTGAGAGAAAGAAACCGGGTCGCGCTAAAGCAAGAAAAAGCTTCCAGTGGACAAAAAGATAAGAAGCCTGTTTGCTTGCAAGCAGGATATGAATATATGCAAGCAAGTGCTAATATATAATAATTGTATATAAACTGAGTAAATAATGAAACAGAAAAAAATCGGTTATATTCTTGGGATATTGTCAATACTGGTAATTCTGGTTTGCGATATACTGGGTGTATTCCAGTTACTTGAGTATAAGTCTTATGATTATAGACTGAGGCTTCGTGGTCTTAAAAATCCTACCGGCGAAATAGTAATTGCTGCTATAGACGAAAGCAGTCTGGAAAAATTAGGTAGATGGCCTTGGGACAGAAGCGTTCATGCAAAGTTAATTGATAAACTTGTAAAAGCCGGGGTTAAGACAATTGGTTTTGATGTTATGTTCCTTGAAAAGAGCAACGCTCAAAGTGATAATATATTAGCAGAAGCGATGAAAAGGTCAAAAAGATGTGTCAATGAAATACTTTTTGAAATTAACAAAGGTGTTGTTGTAAATGCAAAACCGCTTTTAAAGGAAATGGAAGATGGTTCTTTGTCTTTAGGGTCTCCTAATATTTTTCCTGAAATAGACGGTGTTGTTAGAAAAGTAAAACCGGTTATAGAGTATCAGGGTAAATTGTACCCGCATATTTCTGTAGCTGTTGCTTCAGCATATTTGAATAAACCGTGGCAGGATTTGGTTAAAAATTTACCGTTAGATGCTAATGATGAGCTGCTGATTAATTATTGCGGCGAATTTGAAACCTATAAATACATTTCTTATTATAAAATAATCAGAGGAGAGGTTGATGAAAAATTATTAAAAAATAAAATAGTTCTTGTCGGATATGCCGCAGCTGGTCTTGGCGACAGGCATGTCACTCCTTTTTCACCGACAATGCCGGGTATTGAAACAATTGCGAATAATATAAATGCTTTTATAAACTCGGATTTTATTTCGTATTCAAATGTTCTTACGAGCTTATTGATAATAATTATCGTTGGTGGTATTCTTGTTTTTTTCCTGCCTAAACTTTCACCTTGGAAATCAACATTGTTAGCGGTTTTAGTTTTTGCTGTATGGTCCTGGGTTTGTAGATACTATTTTATAGAGAAAAAAATATGGATTGAATATGTACCCACTACCTTTTTGATTTTCCTGACATATATTTCAATTACTGCATGGCGGTTTATTACGGAAGAAAAGGAGAAAAGGTGGTTAAAAAAGGCGTTCGGACAGTATCTTTCGCCGCTTGTTATTAATGAAATTATGAAAAATCCTGATGCACTTGCCCTTGGCGGCAAGAGACAGGAGATGACAGTTCTTTTTTCCGATATTAGAGGATTCACAACTATTTCAGAGGCATCAACACCCGAAGAAGTCGTTGCGCTTTTAAACGAATACCTTACTAAAATGACAGAAATAGTTTTTAAGCATGAAGGTACGCTTGATAAATTTATCGGAGATGCTGTAATGGCTTTCTGGAATGCACCGATTCCTCAAAAAGACCATGCCCAAAGAGCTGTTTTGTGCGGTGTTGAAATGATACAGGAGTTAAAAAAACTTCAGGATAAATGGCGTGCCGAAAAAAGACCTATTATAGATATCGGAGTTGGTATAAATACAGGTGATATGGTTGTCGGGAATATGGGTTCTATTGAAAGAATGGATTATACTATTATTGGTGATAATGTAAATCTTGGTGCGCGTCTTGAAGGTTTAAATAAAGAGTTTAGAACTCATATAATTGTTTCTGAATCAACATATCTCCATGTCAAAGATATTGTAAAAACAAAACCTCTTGGTACCACGAAGGTTAAAGGCAAGGAAAAAGCGGTTGAGATTTACGAAGTAATACCATAAATTAGTTTTTGTCCGGTTGTGCCGGAATAAAAACTACCCTGTGGCAGATACTAAATTAAATTTGTTATTATTATGTTGGAGTAAATAAATGTATTTTTTTTGGCATTTACTTTTAGCACATATGTTAGCTGACTTTACGTTCCAGACAGATAGAATTGCCAAATGGAAAAGAGAAAATATTTCAGGTGTCTTTTTTCACGTTTTAATTTTTTTATTTTTTGCAGTTGCGATAAATTATCAATATCTGCCGCAAAAAGATTTTGCTGTTGCCTTACTTATTCTTGCTATATCTCATATAATTGAAGACCAATGGCGGGTTTATAGTATTACCAAATACAATTCACCTGATGACTTAGGATTTTTTCTTTGGGACCAATTCGTTCATATACTTTTGATTTTTGTGCTCGCTCCTAAAAATCCTATAGGGATTGAAACAGAAAAATGGATTATTTTGCTTATTATCCTAATAGTCGCATCTCATTTTACAGCAATTTTAATTTACTTTATTAAAAAGTTCTTTTATAGTAATGCAAATATTGTTACACAAGAAAAATACCATGGAATTATAGAACGACTTATTATAGTAGGCTGTTTTATAATACCTGGAAAGTGGTATTGGATTATATTGCCTTTTGTAATTATTCTTGTTGTCGGTGAGCGTATTTCTATTAAAAAAATAAGTTCTCAGTTAGATTTTTCAGCATTTAATATAATAGCGTCAAATGTTATAGGTGTAGTCTTGAGTGTCCTGGCAAGAACAGTTTGGTATTAGTTGTCTTGTGCTGTTAGCTCAATTGGATGCCGCATTCGGCGGAGTTTATCCCGCAAATGGGTCCGTAGCTCAATTGGATAGAGTGAACGGCTACGAACCGTTAGGTTAGGGGTTCAACTCCCCTCGGACCCGCTTTTTTTGGGAAACCGCAAGGTTGTAGGTTCAAGTCATGTAAGGTGCGATTTTTACCCGCCTAAGCGGGTAATCCCGATGTAACGTCGGGATGCCATGGACAATGTGTTCACAGTAAATACTGTTATTAAAAAGATGAACTATGATAAGTATTTCATGCAGGAGGCGTTAAGAGAAGCAAAAAAAGCAGAAAGTAAAAACGAAGTTCCTGTCGGTTGTGTTATTGTAAAAGATAATAAAATAATTGCAAAGGCTCACAATCAGACAATAAAAAAGAACGATTCCACTGCTCATGCTGAAATTTTAGCAATAAGGCGTGCAAATAAGAAATTAAAAAATTATCGTTTAACAGGTTGTCAGATGTATGTTACAATTGAACCCTGTTCAATGTGCGCGGGTGCACTTGTGTGGGCTCGTATTAAAAAAGTCGTTTATGCTGCTTCAGATGAAAGAACCGGTGCCTGTGGAAGTGTTATAAATGTTGTTTGCAATAGAAAATTTAATCATAGAGTTGAAGTGAAAAGCGGCATTCTAAAAAAAGAATGTATAAGTCTAATTCAAAGGTTTTTCAAAAGGAAACGAAATTATGATAAAAATCTCAAATCTCAAATTCCAAACTCCAAGCTATTTTAAAATTATTCTTCTTGCTTCCTGCTTCCTGCTTCTTGTTTCTTGCAGTATTTATTCTGCTGATTTAGGGATAGATGTAGGCAATAAAGCCCTTGATTTTTCACTTAAAGAGTTATCATCAAAATCAAATTTTAAACTTTCAAATTACACCGGGAAAAGTCCCGTATTTCTGAGTTTTTTTGCTACATGGTGCAAATACTGTAATGACGAAGTTCCCGAATTGAACAAAATTTACAATGAATATAGTAAAAAAGGGTTAGTGGTTATTTCTGTAAATGTCCAGGAAAGAGAAGAAAAAGTCAGCAGTTTTGTTCAAAAGAAAAAAATACTTTATAGAATATTACTTGATTCAAGTGCAGAGGTATCTAATAAATTTAAAGTTTATGGCATTCCGACAAATATGTTAATTGATTCAAAAGGTGTTATAGTTTTTCGTGGAAACGATATGCCTGATGTAAAAGAAATTGAAAAAATACTATTGAAGAAAAAAAATAAAAAGTAATTTTTGTTCCAATTATATAAGAACAAAAATTGCTCTAAACTCGATTCTGGGTCTATATATTGTAAGCGACAAGGAGAAATAAAAATAAAAGTTATTGGGATTTCTGCCGGTAGTAGTATAAAAAGTAGAAGTGAATTGCTGCTTGACTCTCTGCTTGATGAATTTGCAAAATTCAACTATGAGATTAGTAAAATTGCAGTAAGGGACCTTAATATTTCTTTTTGCGATGGTTTGCGGGGTTGTGAAAAAACAGGGGTTTGTAAGTGGAAAGACGATATGAAAGTTTTAGAAGAGAAACTTATGTCGTCTGATATAGTAGTTGTTTCTTCTCCGATTTATTTCACTTCCTTACCAGCAAAATTAAAAGCAATAGTAGATAGATGTC encodes:
- a CDS encoding trypsin-like peptidase domain-containing protein codes for the protein MKNIKIFGIIILTEFFSLNSIYSITVNKVEVIKRLRPSVVTIKLEAEKIGVKDWEQKIEAKSGTGTIIKPNGYIVTNYHVVDLSEWECDNGVKMKLNKIKVILNDNREFNAQIIGMDKATDLALIKIDADNLKPVTFIQNSDTVEVGQEAIAIGNPFELAGTVTSGMVSAVHRQLPSGGYCQFEDFIQIDTPVNPGNSGGPAIDTDGNLIGIVTAKIPSYFSEGISFVIPSNIVKQRIELLFTKKEIEDVWLGIWIENEMSSLVVKYFVDENLSKTSGLKSGDVILKINDEEINGIYNIQQKLWKIGLNVPVKLTILRDGVKYTFSVNTTKRPKVPTLKAEQVFKVWGAGFDTSNKVKLVIKDIDRYNYVQNSITFYSIKVGSYLEGKMGFELNDEIDGITKLTNRKDINERYKTAILGTSDDIITDVSSFRNSFQGAVRENYLCCIMKITNHKLDSSHICLIWQKLPGNSFI
- the rplM gene encoding 50S ribosomal protein L13 is translated as MNVRSWFLIDASDVVLGRLSTVAVKILQGKGKVEYAPNKDIGDFLVVTNAAKVKMTGNKLEQKLDYRHSGYPGGDKYILYKDLILSNPEKIIRLSISGMLPKNRLRKVMLRRLKVYKKEIKQLEGKCQKISV
- the tadA gene encoding tRNA adenosine(34) deaminase TadA gives rise to the protein MDNVFTVNTVIKKMNYDKYFMQEALREAKKAESKNEVPVGCVIVKDNKIIAKAHNQTIKKNDSTAHAEILAIRRANKKLKNYRLTGCQMYVTIEPCSMCAGALVWARIKKVVYAASDERTGACGSVINVVCNRKFNHRVEVKSGILKKECISLIQRFFKRKRNYDKNLKSQIPNSKLF
- a CDS encoding adenylate/guanylate cyclase domain-containing protein, whose translation is MKQKKIGYILGILSILVILVCDILGVFQLLEYKSYDYRLRLRGLKNPTGEIVIAAIDESSLEKLGRWPWDRSVHAKLIDKLVKAGVKTIGFDVMFLEKSNAQSDNILAEAMKRSKRCVNEILFEINKGVVVNAKPLLKEMEDGSLSLGSPNIFPEIDGVVRKVKPVIEYQGKLYPHISVAVASAYLNKPWQDLVKNLPLDANDELLINYCGEFETYKYISYYKIIRGEVDEKLLKNKIVLVGYAAAGLGDRHVTPFSPTMPGIETIANNINAFINSDFISYSNVLTSLLIIIIVGGILVFFLPKLSPWKSTLLAVLVFAVWSWVCRYYFIEKKIWIEYVPTTFLIFLTYISITAWRFITEEKEKRWLKKAFGQYLSPLVINEIMKNPDALALGGKRQEMTVLFSDIRGFTTISEASTPEEVVALLNEYLTKMTEIVFKHEGTLDKFIGDAVMAFWNAPIPQKDHAQRAVLCGVEMIQELKKLQDKWRAEKRPIIDIGVGINTGDMVVGNMGSIERMDYTIIGDNVNLGARLEGLNKEFRTHIIVSESTYLHVKDIVKTKPLGTTKVKGKEKAVEIYEVIP
- a CDS encoding DUF3307 domain-containing protein, whose protein sequence is MYFFWHLLLAHMLADFTFQTDRIAKWKRENISGVFFHVLIFLFFAVAINYQYLPQKDFAVALLILAISHIIEDQWRVYSITKYNSPDDLGFFLWDQFVHILLIFVLAPKNPIGIETEKWIILLIILIVASHFTAILIYFIKKFFYSNANIVTQEKYHGIIERLIIVGCFIIPGKWYWIILPFVIILVVGERISIKKISSQLDFSAFNIIASNVIGVVLSVLARTVWY
- the rpsI gene encoding 30S ribosomal protein S9 is translated as MPENISVGNSKTIIAIGRRKTAVARVKLSAGSGKLVVNKKPVDKYFAGLPRFQMTVIEPLKITNLLSQYDVSAVVGGGGVMAQSEAIRHGIARAIASIDAGFKATMKKEGFLTRDDRMVERKKPGRAKARKSFQWTKR